GGGCGCCGCGGCCTCGCCGCGGGTGATCGAAGTCGTATGCTTGGGGCAGTCTGCCCACGCGCGGCCTGTTGCCGTCGGCCTTTTGGAAAAGCCGCCCATGCACCCTCATTCCGCCCTGCCCTGGACCCTGGAAAGCATCGATCTCGCACGCGTCGAGGTCGCCAAGGTCAGACACAACGAGGCGTTGTTCTTCCTGATCTGCAGCTCCTCGTTCATCGAGAGCGGCTCGGATCTGTACACCCGCAACCTGGTCGAGTTCTTCACCGGCGACGAGGAAGTGCGCCAGTGGCTGCGCGAGCACTGGGAACCGGAGGAACTGCAGCACGGGCGCGCGCTCGCCGCCTACATCCGCCGCGTGTGGCCGGAATTCGACTGGGACGCGGCGTTCGCCTCGTTCTGGGAGGAGTACCGCGCCACCTGCACGCTCGATGAGCTGGAACCCACCCGCGGGCTGGAACTGGTCGCGCGCTGCGTGGTCGAGACCGGCACCGCCACCATGTACCGGGCGCTCCACGCGATCAGCGACGAGCCGGTGCTGCGCGAGATCACCAACAACATCAAGAGCGACGAGGTGCGGCACTACAAGTACTTCTACCAGTACTTCCGCCGCTATCGCGAACAGGAAAGACTCGGCCGCTACCAGGTGTTCCGCGCGCTGCTGCGGCGGGTGCGCGAGATCAAGGGCGAGGACGGCGACATCGCGCTGCGCCACGTCTACTACCACTGCTATCCGCAGCGCCGCGACGACGTGGCCGAGTTCCGCCGCGTGGCCGGCCGTGCCGAACAGCTCCTGCGTCGGCATGCGCCTATCGAGATGACGGTGAAGATGCTGCTCAAGCCGATCGAGCTGCCGCCGCGCATGCAGGACGCGCTGGAAAAACCCCTGGCGAGCCTGGCCGCCAAGCTGTTCCTGCACTGAAAAAAGCGGCACGCGCCGCGGCGCACGATAAACTTGGCGGTCATGCCCGGCATGCCGCGCCCCGCCCTGTCCCGCTCCCTGCTCGCCGTCCGCCACTGGCCGGCGTGGCTCGGCGTGGGCGCGATCTGGATGCTGGCCCAGCTGCCTTATCCGCTGCTGCTCGCGCTCGGCCGCGCGCTGGGGGCGCTCATCGTGCGCCTGCCCTCGCCGCGCCGGCGGATCGCCGCCGCTAACATCGCGCTGTGCTTTCCCGAGCTTTCAGCGCGCGAACGCGCCGCGCTGGTCGATGCGCATCTGCGCGATCTCGGCCTGATGCTGGTCGAGTTCGCGCTCGGCTGGATGGGCCGTGCGCGCGCGCTGGAGCGCATCCCGCTCGAAATCGAGGGCCTCGAACACCTGCAGGCGGCCCGGCGCGCCGGCCGCGGCGTGCTGCTGGTCGGCGGCCACTTCTCGCACCTGGAGCTGTGCGCGCGGCTGGTGTCCGCGCGCATCCCGATCGCCGGCATGTACCGGCGGATGGACTCGCCGGTGTTCGAATGGGCGGTGCTGCGCGCGCGGCTGCGCTACGCCGAGGCGATGTTCGACAAGGACGACATCCGCGGCACGGTGAAATACCTGCGCGGCGGCGGCACGCTGTGGTACGCGCCGGATCAGGACATGCGCAGCAAGGACAACGTCTTCGTGAGTTTTTTCGGCGTGCCGGCGGCCACCATCACCGCCACCCATCACCTGGCCCGGCTTTCGGGCGCCTGGGTGATCCCGTTCTTCCACCAGCGTCGGCCGCAGGGCGGCTACGTGCTCAAGCTCGGCGCGCCGCTCCAGGACTTTCCGAGCGCCGACGTCGCCGCCGACACCGCCCGCGTCAACGCCTGCATCGAGCAGATGGCGCGCGCGGCCCCCGAGCAGTACCTGTGGGTGCACAAGCGCTTCAAGACCCGCCCGCCGGGCGCCGCCCCGGTGTACTGACGGCGCGCCTGGCCTCGTGCAGCTTGGCGTATTTCAGGAACACGTAGAACGCGCCGGTCACGCTGGCGATGAAGCCGGCCCAGCCGTTGAGGAAGTAGCGCTTGAGGAGGTACTGGCGCAGGAAGAACAGCGGCGGATAGCAGACCATGCGCAGGCCGGTGAAACGCTGGCCGCGGCGCAGCTTGTGCGCGACCAGACCGCTGCTGTAGCGGTTGATCTTCTCCACCCGGCTGGCGATGTCGGCATCGCCGGCGTTGACGAAGTCGGCCGCGCGCAGGGTCTTGACCGGGCCGTCGGCCACCACCGAGGCATGCACCTCGACGTCGTTCATGCGCGCCCGGCGACGGTCGAACAGACGCAGGTGGCCGTTGCGTGCGCTCAGGCGGTGCTGCACGGTCCAGAACATGCGCTCGCGGCGCGGCAGGCGGAAGCCGGCGTGGCGCGGCGCGATGAGCGCGCGCTCGATCACCGCGCGCGTGCCGGGCGAGAGGATCTCGTCGGCGTCCAGGTTCAAGATCCAGTCGTGCGTGGCCATGTCGATGGCCCGTTGCTTCTGCGGGCCGTAATCGTCGAACGGATGCACCGCCACCCGCGCGCCGTGCCGGCGCGCGATCGCCAGCGTGTCGTCGGTCGAGCCCGAATCGAGCACCACGATCTCCTCGGCCCAGTCGACCGCGACGAGGCAGGCGTCCAGGGTGTCGGCATTGTTGAAGGTGATCACCACCACGGAGAGCGGTTCACGGCGCATCGTCGGCTCCCTGCACCAGCACGGCGCACCACAACGCCAGCAGCCAGGCGAACAGCAGGCCCCACCACGCCGAATAGAAGGCCAGATGGCTGTTGAGCGGGAACAGCATGGCGCCGAGCGCGACCGTGGCCGGAAAGGCGCGCTCGCGCGATGCCGCGTCGGCGCGCCGGAATGCCCGGCAGGCCAGCGCCACGCCAGCACACCACAGCGCCAGACCGAGCACGCCGGTCTCGCTCAGCACTTCCAGCACCAGCTGATGCGCATGACAGGCGCCCTCGCCCACGCCGCAGGACTCGGCGACCAGAAAGTGATCCCCTGCCGGCGCCACCTCGGGATAGGCATAGCGGAATCCGCGCACGCCCACGCCGGTCAGCGGATGGAGGGCGACCATGCGCAGGCCGGCGCGCCAGATGTCCAGCCTGCCGGTGAGTGCCTGATCGACGCCGCCGGCATCGCCCTGCAACACCGCCAGCGTGCGTTCCATGCGCGCGTGGAAACGCGGCGAGCCCTGCCAGGCGAGCGCGCCGGCAAGCGCGCACAGCGCCGCCGCGGCGAGGACGAGACCGAGGAACCGGCGCGGCGAGCCCGCCTCGCGCCAGGCAAAGGCCAGCGTCACCAGCGCATAGATCACCCAGGCCGAACGCACGCCGGCGAGCAGAATAGGACCGAGCAGCAGCAGCCAGGCGACCAGGAGTGCCGCCCTGCCGCCCCACTGGCGCGCCGTCCACAACGCGAACGGCGCGAGCACGGCGAGCGACGGGCCGAGCTTGAGATTGCCGGCGCCGAAGATGCCGGAGATACGCTCGGCCTCGGCCGGCCCGCCCAGACTGTATCCGCTGGCGATCTGCACCCAGGCATCCAGCACCCACCAGGCGACGACGAGGGCGACCGCGCGATACAGCAGCGCCGGCCGGTCAGGGCCGCGCAGCACCAGGCAGGCATAGAGGCCAAGCGGCAGATAGCGCAGCAGCCCGGCCACCGTGCTCCAGCTGCGCGCCGGCGCCACCGCCGCGAACGCCGACAGCAGCGCCGCACCCACGTAGGCGCCGAGCAGCCAGGCGAACAGTCGCGCGCCGGGCGCGGCGGCGAGGGCGTGCCGGTCGCGGCTCAGCGCAAAGACGCATCCGCCCACGCACAGCGCGGTACCGAGCTCGGCCAGCCGCCCGAACGGCAGCAGCGCGATCACCAGCCAGAACGGCCACAAGGCGGGCGGAAAGGCACGCAAAACGGAGCGGATCGGCATCGCTGGCCCAAGCCCTGGGACTTTTTTGAGAAGGCGCGATTGTACGGCCGGCGTGCCGCTCAGCCGGCGACGAGTTCCTGGTAGAGCGCCAGCGTGGCGCGCTGCATGTCGGCCAGCCGGTAATGCCCGAGCGGCGCGATCGGCGGCGCCACGCGCAGGAGTTCGGCGGCGCGCTCGACCAGCTTCTCGCGGTCGCCCGGCGGCACCCGTCCGGCCGGATAGAGCTCGGCCAGCAGCTCGCCGACCCCGCCGTGCGCGTAGCCGAGCACCGGCCGGCACAGCGCCAGCGCCTCGATCACGGTGCGGCCGAAGGCTTCCGGCTTGGTCGACAGCTGCAGCACCAGCGCCGACTCGGCGAAGACGTCGCGCACGTCCGTGCGTGCCGGGCTCAACGCGACCTTGGCGGCCAGGCCGCGCGCCTCGATCAGCGCACGCAGCTCGGCGGCATAGGCCTCGCGGCCGGGCTCGAGCACGCCGAGCAGCAGCAGGCGCACGTCGATGCCGCGGCGAGCGAGCTCGGCGACGAGCTCGACGGCGTCATGGTGGCCCTTGAGACGCGTGCCGCGCCCGGGCAGGGTGAGCAGCGGCGCCCCGGCCAGCTGCGGAAAGCGGGCGTAGAAATCGCGCCGCCAGGCGTCCTCCGGCCGATGGCCATAGGGAAACGCCGCCGGATCGATGCCGCGCGGAATCACCCGCAGTCGCGTGGTGTCGAGCTGCGGGTAGTGGCTGATGAGATGGTCGCGCACCGTCTGCGAGACGGCGATCACCCGTTCGCCGCGCAGCATGATCGCGCTGTAGCGCCCCGGCGTGTTGAGCCCGTGCACGGTGGTGACCAGATGCGGCCGCGGGGAGAGGCCGCGCAGCGCCCACCAGGCCAGCCACGCCGGCAGCCGCGAGCGCGCATGCACGATGTCCGGCCGCAGCGCGCGCAGCCGCCGGCGCAGCGGGGCGACCCTGGCCAGCGCGCGCAGGGATTTGCTGCCGATGTCGAGGCCGATGTGCTCGCTGCCGGCGGCCTCGAGCTGCGGCACCAGGCGGCCGCCCGCCGAGATCACCACCGACCGGTGCCCGGCGGCGACCAGCGCCTGGCCGATTTCCAGCACCGAACGCTCCGCGCCGCCCGAATGCAGCGCGGGAATCAGTTGGACCACGGTCAGGCGCTTGAACGGCGGCTCGGCAGCGGGCATGCGCGGTGGGCAGGTGGTGTCAGTCCTTTGGACACAAGCAGCGATCGTGCCAGCAACGGCCGTCCTGCGGGGGTGCTCAGTCGCCGAGCACGTAGTGCGCGCCGCAATAGGGACAGACGGACTCGCCGCCGTCCTCGATGATCGGCAGGTAGACCCTGGGATGCGAGTTCCACAGCGCCATGCCCGGCAGCGGGCAGGACAAGGGCAGGTCCGCGCGCGTCACTTCATAGCGGTTTTCGGCATTGGCCGGGATCGACGTCACGGCGGCATCGGAACGCGACATGGCAGGCTCCTTGGGCACAAAAAGGGCTTTTAGAAAGCTGCCATGGTAGCAGCGGCGGCCAGCGGGACCGCCGCAAGAAGCGGGCGCCGACCGGGTGATCGGCGCCCTGGAGCGGTCAATGGGCCACCGCGCCCTCGGTGGTGATCTGGACCTTGATCTCGTCACTGACGTTGGGCACGTAGGCGCCCACGCCGAACTCCGAGCGCTTGAGCGTGGTGGTGGCGTCGAAGCCGATCGCCTGCGCCTTCAGCATCGGATGCTCGCCGACCTTGTTGAGCTTGGCATCGAGCACCACTGGCCGGGTCACGCCGTGCACGGTGAGATCGCCGGTGACCTTGTAGCGGCCGCTGCCCTTGGCCTCCACCCGGGTGCTCTTGAAGGTGATGACGGGGTATTTCTCCGCGTCGAAGAAATCGGGCTTCTTGAGGTGCTCGTCCAGCTTGGCGACGTGGGTGTCGAGCCGCTCCAGCGGCAGCGTCACCTCGACCGAGGACTTGGCCGGGTCCTTCTCGTCGAACACCAAGGTGCCCTCGCCCAGGCCGAGCTCGGCCACCGGATGGGAGAACCCGAAATGGCTCCAGCTGAAGATCACCATGGTGTGGTTGGGATCGAGCTTGTAGCTGACCGGGTCGGCGTGCGCGGCGAGGGCGGCGGAGCCGAGCGCCAGGGCGAGGGCAAGGCGGGGAAAGCGCATGGCAGACACTCCTTGAGGTTGGTGAGCGGACAGAAGGTTTTTCAGACGATCGCGCAGGCTTCCTCGAAGGCCAGCCGCGGGCTGCGCGGGAAGAGATCGCGGCTTGGGTCACCGTAGCCGATGTTGATCAGGAAATTGGACTTCACTTGGCTCTCCGGAAAGAAGGCCGCATCCACGCCCGCGTTGTCGAAGCCGGACATCGGCCCGCAATCCAGCCCGAGCGCACGCGCGGCCATGATCACGTAGGCGCCCTGCAGGGTGGCATTGCGGAAGGCGGTGACCTCGATCAGCGCCGGGTTGCCGACGAACCAGCTCTTCGCGTCGGCATGCGGGAACAGCTGCGGCAGGCGTTCGTAGAAGGCGTAGTCGGTCGCGACGATGGCGGTGACCGGCGCGGCCAGGGTCTTGGCGCGGTTGCCCTCGGAAAGATGCGGGGCGAGCCTGGCCTTGGCCTCGGCGGACTTGACGAACACCAGCCGCATCGGCTGGCAGTTGGCGCTGGTCGGCCCCCATTTGGCCAGCTCGTAGATCTGCCGCAGCTGCTCATCGCTCACCGGCGTGGGCAAAAAGGCGTTATAGGTACGCGCCTTGCGGAACAGCTGGTCCAGGGCTTCATCGGGTAGGTTGTCGTTCATCGGCTCGGGCTCTTTCAAGATGAGAGGCTGCAAGGACGCGCCGGCGACCGGCGCCCAGACTTCCGAGTGTAAGCCCGCAACCGGCCAACGACAGTGGCGATGAGCGAAAAGACCGTGCAGGACGTGGCGACAATGCCGATGTGCTGGGTGATCACCGACCGTGCCGCCGGCCATCAGCGCCAGGCGCTGGCGCTGGCCGGGGCGCTCGGCCTGCCCACGCGTCACCTGGTGCTCGAACCGCGCGCGCCGTGGGCGTGGTTCGCGCCGCGCCGGCTGCCCGGCGGACGCCTGGCGCTGACGCCGGCCGCACGGCGGCTCTTCGCGCCGCCGTGGCCGGCGCTGGCGATCGGCTGCGGACGCGGCGCGGCCTTGCTGACCCGTCTGCTGGGACGCCTGCAGCCTGACTGCTACCGCGTGCAGCTGCTCGATCCGCGCATCGCTCCCGGGCACTGGGACTGCGTGATCGCGCCGGCCCACGATCGCCTGGCCGGCGCCAACGTGCTGACCACGCTCGGCGCGCTCAACCCGATCGACGACGACTGGCTGGCCGCCGGGCGGGCGGCCTTTCCCGCCCTCGCCGCGTTGCCCGCGCCACGCCTGGGCGTGCTGCTCGGCGGCCCGCGCCGCGACCTGGCCTTCGACGAGGCCTATGTCGATGCGCTGGCCGCGCGCCTGCGCACCTGGGTCGCCGGCAGCGGCGGCAGCTTGCTGACGGTGGCCTCCCGACGCACCCCGCCGGCCCTGGCGCGACGCTTGCGCGCGGCCCTGTCCGCGCTGCCCGGCCTGCACTGGACCGGCGCCGGCGATGGCCCCAATCCCTATCAGGGCGTGCTCGGCTGGGCTGACCGCCTGCTCGTCACGCCCGATTCGGTGAGCATGCTCTCCGAGGCCTGCGCGGTCGGCTGTCCGGTGGCCAGCTTCGCGCCGGCGCCGCTGCCGGCCAAACTCGAACGCCTGCACCGGGCCCTGCGGGCGGGCGGGCATCTGGGCGATCTGGACCAAGACCGCCGGGTGCCGCCGCTGCGCGAGGCCGGGGTCATCGCGCAGGCCGTGCTCGACCGCTTTGCCGCCCGAGCGTCGCCCGGCCGGGCCTCATGAAGCGGCCTCGTCGGCGCGTCCTGCACCGGGCAGCGTGACCGAACGCAAGCCCTCGATGACGCGCAACGCCTCGGCCAGCCCCAGCAGCTGCTCGCGACGCAAGGGATGGTTGAAGCGCAAGGTCAGCTGATCGCCGTCGGCACGCGGTTTCAGCACGATCCGCGCCAGCGGCAGGCGCCGCTGCGCCACGATGGCCGCCACCGCCGCCAGCGCCGATGGCGCAGCCGGGTCCATCGTCAGCCTGAGGCGATCGGCGCGCCGCGCCAGCACGCGTCGCTGCAGCGGTTTGAGCAGCACCAGGATCGCCCAGGCCATCGCCGTGCCGAACACGGCGGCGGCATACAGACCGGCCCCGGCCGCCAGGCCGATCGCCGCCACCGCCCACAGGCCCGCCGCGGTGGTCAGCCCGCGCACCATCTGCCGATGCTCGACGAACAGAATGGTGCCGGCGCCGAGAAAGCCGATGCCGCTGATCACCTGCGCGGCGATCCGGGAGGGATCGAGCACCATGTGCGGCAGCGCCAGCACTGCGCTGAAACCGTAGGCGGAGACGATGACCACCAGCGCCGCGCCCATGCAGACCAGCATGTGGGTCCGCAGTCCGGCCGCCCATTCGTGGCGTTCGCGGTCCAGGCCGATCACCCCGCCGAGCAGGGCCGCGAGCAATAGACGCCACCCGATGTCCCAGGCGCTGATCATTGGCAGTCCTCCCAGGATGTCGATCGTGCAGGACGTCTTTTCAAAAGGCGAAACCCAGCGCCGCGGCGATCGCCTGGACCTGGTTGCCGATGCGCTCGAGCGTGGGCTCGCGCGGGGCCAGCCGCGGGCGCAGGTCCAGCGTGCAGGCGAGCGATCGCCCGAGCAGGTCGGCGTGCGCGGCGGCGAGCGTGTCGGCGTGGGCGGGCCCGATGAGGCCGGCCGCATGGCAGGCCTTGATCAGTGCCGCGGTGGCGGTCGCCTCGAGCAGGGCCGGATGCCGGGCGGCATGCGCCAGCACCAGCCCCTGCAGCAGGAACTCGATGTCGAGCAGCATGCCCGGACCCTGCTTCAGATCCAGCCATGCGGCATCGGAACGGTCGCGCTCGGCGCGCCAGCGCCGGCGCATCGCACTCACCTCATCGCGCACGGCAGCCGGATCGCGCACCGCCGATAAGACTTCCCGCCGCACCGCGGTCGCCGCGGCCTGCACCGCGGCGTCGCCGGCCACCGGCCGCGCGCGCAACAGCGCCTGGTGCTCCCAGGTCCAGGCACGCGCCTGCTGGTAGGCGGCGAAGGATTCCAGGCTGGAGACCAACAGCCCCTTGGAGCCGTCCGGGCGCAGGCGCGCGTCGACCTCGTACAGGCGCCCCGCGCGGGTCAGCGCGGTGAGCCAGTTGATCACCCGCTGGGCAAGGCGCTGGTACCAGCGCATCCCGTCGAGCGGGCGCGGGCCGTCGCTCTGCGCGGCGGCGCGGGCGCCGTCGTAGACGAACACGAGGTCGAGATCGGAGGCGAAACCGAGTTCCTCGCCGCCCAAGCTGCCATAGCCCAGCACGGCGAAACCCGACCCCGGTCCCGGCAGCCGGCCGTGCTGGGCGACGAGCTCGCGCTCGGCCAGCGCCAGCACTGCGCCGACCACCGACTCGGCCAGCGCGGCGAGCCGGCGCGCGGTGGCCACCGCGTCGACACGACCGTCGCCGAAGGCCAGGCCCAGGCGAAAGGCCAGTGAATCCTTGACCTCGTTGAGCCGTTCGAGCTCGGCCTCGGCCTCGCGCTCGTCCAGCGCGCCGAGCGCGCGGCTGATTTCGGCGGCGATGTCGGCGCGCTTGAGCGGCAGCTGGTCGATGCGCGGGTCGAGCACGTCGTCGAGCAGCAAGGGCTGGGCGATCACCCGCTCGGCGAGCAGGGCGTGGTCGGCGAACAGCCGGGCCAGGCGCAATCGCGCGGCCGGCTGCTCCTCGAGCAGGGCGAGATAGGAGGAGCGTCGCGCCACCGCCTGTACCAGCCGGCACAGCCTGAGCAGGCTGACCGCCGGGCGCTGCGTCTGGCGGGCGGCGGCGATGAGCTGCGGCAGCAGCCGGTCGAGCTGCTCCCGGGTGCGCGCCGGCATCGCCCGCAGCGGCGCCGAACAGGCCAGCTGGTGCAGCGCCTCGGCGACCTCGCCGGCGGCAGCGAAACCGGCCGCCTCGAGCTGCGCGACGGTCGGCGGCGCCTGGGCCGCCTGCCGCCACAGGGCGACGTCGTCCGCGGCGGCAGCGGCGGCGGCACCACGACCGGGCGGCATCAGCACTGCGGCGAATTCCTCGGCGACCACCGCGCGGTGCCGGGCCAGTTCGGCGGCCAGCGTGGGCCAGTCCGGATAATCGAGCCCGAGCGCGATGCGCTCGCGGCTGAGCGCGTCCTCGGGGACGTCGTGGGTCTGCGCGTCGCGCAGCATCTGCACCCGGTTCTCCAACCGGCGCAGGAAACCGTAGGCCGCGCGCAGCGCCCGGGCCCGCGCCGCCGGGATCAGGCCGCGCGCCTCGCAGGCGGCCAGCGCCGGCAGCAGTCCGCGGACCCGCAGCGAGGGCTCGCGGCCGCCGCGGATCAGCTGCACCAGCTGCACGATGAACTCGATCTCGCGGATGCCGCCGGGGCCGAGCTTCAAGTTGTCGGCCAGATCCTTGCGCGCCACCTCGGCATCGATCAGCGCCTTCATCTCGCGCAGGCCGGCGAAGGCGGTGTAGTCCAGATACTTGCGATAGACGAACGGGCGCAGCAGCTCCAGCAACCGCTTGCCGGCCAGGCGATCGCCGGCGACCGGGCGCGCCTTGATCCAGGCATAGCGTTCCCAGTCGCGGCCCTCGCTCTGGTAGTACTGCTCCATCGCCGCGAACGACAGCACCAGCCGGCCCGCCTGGCCGAACGGGCGCAGGCGCAGGTCCACGCGCGCGGCGATGCCGTCCACGGTGGGCTCGCCGAGCAGCCGCAGCAACTGGCGCGCCAGGCGGGTGAAGAACTCGCCGTTGTCCAGCGGGCGCGCGCCGTCGGTCTGGCCGCCGTGCGGGTAGGCCAGCACGAGGTCGACGTCGGAGGAGAAATTGAGCTCGCCGCCGCCGAGCTTGCCCAGCCCCATCACCACCAGCCGCTGGCGCACCCCGGCGGCATCGCGCGGCTGACCGAAGCGCGCGGCGAGCGTGCGTTCGCACCAGCCGAGCGCGGCGTCGAGCAGCACCTCGTAGAGCACGCTGGTGGCGGCCAGCGTTTCGCCGAGCTCGTCCAGGCCGTTGACGTCGCGGAACACCAGCCGCAGGGCCTCAGCGTGCCGGAAACGGCGCAGGGCGGCGAGCGCGCCGGCCTCGTCCGCTGGCAGCCGCAGCGCGTCGAGGCGCGCGCCGGCGTCGGCGCTGGCGCGCAGCCGTTCCAGGCCCTGCGCGGCAAGCAGCGCGGGCTCGCGGCGCCAGACCTCGAAGGCGAAATCGCTGGCCAGCAGGGTGCGACGGATGCGCTCGGCGACGCCGGCGTCGTCATAGAGCAGCACGCCCGCGGCGCGGCAACGCGCCATCAGCTCGGCATAGCGGTCGTCGATCAGGGCGCGCAGCGCCGGCGATTCGCGGCTGGACATGGCCGCCATTGTGCGCGGCGGCACGGATGAATCGCCAGCAACCCTTTACGGCAAACCCACACGCGATTGATGGCCATACCGTTACATTCCCGTTTCACTCGGATGACAACCCAAAGGCGCCCATGGCTCGATCCGCCCCGCCCCGCCGCCGCTGGCACCGCAGCGCCGTCCTCTTGACGCTAGCGGCACTCGGCTTCGTGGTGCTGACCGGCTGGCTGGACGGCGGCGCCGGCGTGGCACCCGGACGCCTGCTGGCCCAGCCGCTCTATCCGCTGGCCAATGCGCTGCCCGGTCTGTTGCTCGCCGGGCTGCTGCTCGCGCTGACCCGCCGGGTGCTGCTGTCCTTCGGCCTGGTGCTCGCGCTGCAGGGCCTCCTGGTGACGGTGAGCCGGCTCAAGATGCAGAACCTGCGCATGCCGTTGGTGCCGGCGGATTTCGACATGCTGGGCCAGTTGCGCGGCGGCGGCGCGCATCTGCTACTCGGCTATCTGCCGCGCGGGTTTTGGCCTTATCTGGCCGCGCTCGCCGCGCTGGGAATGATCGTCGCGCTCTGGCGCCGCGAACCGCCGCTGCTGACGCCGCGACCGCGCCTGGCGCGCCTTCTGGCCGGTGGCGCATGCGCCCTCGCGCTGGTCAGCCTGATCGCCGGCCTGCCGCTCTGGGGTGCGCTCTACAACGGCCACCGGTTGTGGCTGGAACCGTGGTCGGCGAGCGGCACGGTGGAGCATTCCGGCCTGCAGAGCGCGCTGGTGATGTACCGCCTGCAGGACGCCACGCGCCGTCCCAAGCCCGACCCGCGCGCCGCCGCCGCGCTGATCGGCGAAACCTCGCCGGCCGTGCGCGAGCGGCTGCAGCAGGCGGGCGTCGGCGAGCGTCCGGACATCGTCGTGGTGCAGAGCGAGTCCTTCTTCGATCCGGCCATCCTGCGCGGCTATGCCGGCACCGACCTCACCCCGAACCTGCACCGCCTGGCCGCGCAGGGCGCGAGCGGCCCGCTGCGCGTGCCCACCTTCGGCGGCGGCACCATCCGTACCGAGTTCGAGGTGCTCACCGGGCTCTCGCTGCGCTATTTCGACGAGCTCAAGTTCCCCTACCTGCAGATGCGCGCGAAGGTGGTGCCCGGCCTGGTGCGCAGCCTGCGCGCACACGGCTACGAGACGCTGGCGATCCACGGCAACGACCCGGGCTTCTGGAACCGCAGCCAGGCCTTCCGCGCGCTGGGCTTCGACCGCTTCGTCGCCCAGTCGGCGTTTCCCGCCGATGCGCCGTACGACGGCAAGTACATGGCCGACCGCGCGATGACCGACCAGATCCTCGATGAGCTCAAGGACAGCGGACCGCCGCAGTTCGTCTTCGCGATCAGTCTCGAGGCACACGGCCCCTATGACGTCGAACCGGCCGATCCGGCCGAGCGCGACGCCATCCCGGTGCCGCCCGGGGTCACCGGCAAGGCCCGTCGCGAACTGCA
The DNA window shown above is from Aerosticca soli and carries:
- a CDS encoding mitochondrial fission ELM1 family protein, translated to MSEKTVQDVATMPMCWVITDRAAGHQRQALALAGALGLPTRHLVLEPRAPWAWFAPRRLPGGRLALTPAARRLFAPPWPALAIGCGRGAALLTRLLGRLQPDCYRVQLLDPRIAPGHWDCVIAPAHDRLAGANVLTTLGALNPIDDDWLAAGRAAFPALAALPAPRLGVLLGGPRRDLAFDEAYVDALAARLRTWVAGSGGSLLTVASRRTPPALARRLRAALSALPGLHWTGAGDGPNPYQGVLGWADRLLVTPDSVSMLSEACAVGCPVASFAPAPLPAKLERLHRALRAGGHLGDLDQDRRVPPLREAGVIAQAVLDRFAARASPGRAS
- a CDS encoding ferritin-like domain-containing protein encodes the protein MHPHSALPWTLESIDLARVEVAKVRHNEALFFLICSSSFIESGSDLYTRNLVEFFTGDEEVRQWLREHWEPEELQHGRALAAYIRRVWPEFDWDAAFASFWEEYRATCTLDELEPTRGLELVARCVVETGTATMYRALHAISDEPVLREITNNIKSDEVRHYKYFYQYFRRYREQERLGRYQVFRALLRRVREIKGEDGDIALRHVYYHCYPQRRDDVAEFRRVAGRAEQLLRRHAPIEMTVKMLLKPIELPPRMQDALEKPLASLAAKLFLH
- the lpxL gene encoding LpxL/LpxP family Kdo(2)-lipid IV(A) lauroyl/palmitoleoyl acyltransferase; translated protein: MPRPALSRSLLAVRHWPAWLGVGAIWMLAQLPYPLLLALGRALGALIVRLPSPRRRIAAANIALCFPELSARERAALVDAHLRDLGLMLVEFALGWMGRARALERIPLEIEGLEHLQAARRAGRGVLLVGGHFSHLELCARLVSARIPIAGMYRRMDSPVFEWAVLRARLRYAEAMFDKDDIRGTVKYLRGGGTLWYAPDQDMRSKDNVFVSFFGVPAATITATHHLARLSGAWVIPFFHQRRPQGGYVLKLGAPLQDFPSADVAADTARVNACIEQMARAAPEQYLWVHKRFKTRPPGAAPVY
- a CDS encoding glycosyltransferase family 2 protein, which gives rise to MRREPLSVVVITFNNADTLDACLVAVDWAEEIVVLDSGSTDDTLAIARRHGARVAVHPFDDYGPQKQRAIDMATHDWILNLDADEILSPGTRAVIERALIAPRHAGFRLPRRERMFWTVQHRLSARNGHLRLFDRRRARMNDVEVHASVVADGPVKTLRAADFVNAGDADIASRVEKINRYSSGLVAHKLRRGQRFTGLRMVCYPPLFFLRQYLLKRYFLNGWAGFIASVTGAFYVFLKYAKLHEARRAVSTPGRRPAGGS
- a CDS encoding zinc-finger domain-containing protein, which encodes MSRSDAAVTSIPANAENRYEVTRADLPLSCPLPGMALWNSHPRVYLPIIEDGGESVCPYCGAHYVLGD
- a CDS encoding glycosyltransferase, with protein sequence MPAAEPPFKRLTVVQLIPALHSGGAERSVLEIGQALVAAGHRSVVISAGGRLVPQLEAAGSEHIGLDIGSKSLRALARVAPLRRRLRALRPDIVHARSRLPAWLAWWALRGLSPRPHLVTTVHGLNTPGRYSAIMLRGERVIAVSQTVRDHLISHYPQLDTTRLRVIPRGIDPAAFPYGHRPEDAWRRDFYARFPQLAGAPLLTLPGRGTRLKGHHDAVELVAELARRGIDVRLLLLGVLEPGREAYAAELRALIEARGLAAKVALSPARTDVRDVFAESALVLQLSTKPEAFGRTVIEALALCRPVLGYAHGGVGELLAELYPAGRVPPGDREKLVERAAELLRVAPPIAPLGHYRLADMQRATLALYQELVAG
- a CDS encoding malonic semialdehyde reductase, producing the protein MNDNLPDEALDQLFRKARTYNAFLPTPVSDEQLRQIYELAKWGPTSANCQPMRLVFVKSAEAKARLAPHLSEGNRAKTLAAPVTAIVATDYAFYERLPQLFPHADAKSWFVGNPALIEVTAFRNATLQGAYVIMAARALGLDCGPMSGFDNAGVDAAFFPESQVKSNFLINIGYGDPSRDLFPRSPRLAFEEACAIV
- a CDS encoding YceI family protein; its protein translation is MRFPRLALALALGSAALAAHADPVSYKLDPNHTMVIFSWSHFGFSHPVAELGLGEGTLVFDEKDPAKSSVEVTLPLERLDTHVAKLDEHLKKPDFFDAEKYPVITFKSTRVEAKGSGRYKVTGDLTVHGVTRPVVLDAKLNKVGEHPMLKAQAIGFDATTTLKRSEFGVGAYVPNVSDEIKVQITTEGAVAH
- a CDS encoding O-antigen ligase family protein, whose translation is MPIRSVLRAFPPALWPFWLVIALLPFGRLAELGTALCVGGCVFALSRDRHALAAAPGARLFAWLLGAYVGAALLSAFAAVAPARSWSTVAGLLRYLPLGLYACLVLRGPDRPALLYRAVALVVAWWVLDAWVQIASGYSLGGPAEAERISGIFGAGNLKLGPSLAVLAPFALWTARQWGGRAALLVAWLLLLGPILLAGVRSAWVIYALVTLAFAWREAGSPRRFLGLVLAAAALCALAGALAWQGSPRFHARMERTLAVLQGDAGGVDQALTGRLDIWRAGLRMVALHPLTGVGVRGFRYAYPEVAPAGDHFLVAESCGVGEGACHAHQLVLEVLSETGVLGLALWCAGVALACRAFRRADAASRERAFPATVALGAMLFPLNSHLAFYSAWWGLLFAWLLALWCAVLVQGADDAP